Proteins encoded together in one Pontiella desulfatans window:
- the brnA gene encoding type II toxin-antitoxin system BrnA family antitoxin translates to MKANDFDSKFESGEDITKYLDFSNAKRPEQEQKRVNVDFPVWMIHSLDKEAKRLGVPRQSLIKVLVAEHIQKATA, encoded by the coding sequence ATGAAAGCTAATGATTTCGATAGTAAATTTGAATCAGGAGAGGACATCACCAAATACCTGGATTTCTCCAATGCAAAACGTCCAGAACAGGAACAAAAAAGAGTCAACGTTGATTTTCCTGTTTGGATGATCCATTCACTTGATAAAGAAGCAAAGCGTTTGGGCGTTCCGAGACAATCACTGATCAAAGTTTTAGTTGCGGAACACATTCAAAAAGCAACTGCATAA
- a CDS encoding alpha-L-rhamnosidase-related protein: MFKQILVSTVCFLCFGSSLHGEAAMDWEASWIGVAEASATNQWIAYRKTVHLDHAPRRAVARIAADSKYWLWINGEPVVFEGQLKRGPTPVDTYYDEVDLASHLRKGDNTIAVLLWYFGKHGFSHNSSGKAGLLFEADVDGVRLLSDTSWEAMVHPAFGDTAQPHPNRRLPESNIRFDARKDQPGYEAAVGFGKPPCAPWNKLVKRPVPLWKDFGLKAYENAAELPQVSDGGVIEARLPYNAQVTPYLKIDAPAGQTIDIRMDNYMGGGPPNVRAEYITRAGVQEYENLGWMNGHAVHYTIPAGIQILELKYRETGYDTEFTGTFECDDGFLNRYRQKALRTLYITMRDTYFDCPDRERAQWWGDMVNEMGEAFYALDPRANLLAKKGILELANWQRDDGTLFAPIPTGDWDKELPMQMLNSVGYFGFWTYYLYTGDLETIRTVYPAVKRYLSVWKQGDDGLVVPRRGGWAWGDWGRNKDMGILYNGWFYLALKGQLNMALALGKTGDVAEIKNRMAGVEKQFNPTFWNGEAYRSPNYKGLTDDRAHALAVVSGLAQPDQYDAIREVFKTSMHASPYMEKYVGEALYHMRFADDAIARTKKRFRPMVDHPHTTLWEGWVIGDKASGGTINHAWCGGALTLLSQYGAGVAPTTPGYETYHVLPQMGPLKTIKTTVPSVKGDILLELRKDPDAFVMNLTSPANTVAIAGIPKGGLDISTITANGTTIWRKDIPTYPTPGLRFVESDEHYIKFSVDPGTWVFEARE, from the coding sequence ATGTTTAAGCAGATATTGGTTTCGACCGTTTGTTTTTTATGTTTTGGAAGTTCACTCCACGGCGAAGCCGCGATGGATTGGGAGGCGTCGTGGATCGGTGTGGCGGAGGCTTCGGCGACGAACCAGTGGATTGCGTATCGCAAAACGGTTCATCTCGATCACGCACCGCGCCGGGCGGTGGCGCGGATTGCGGCCGACTCTAAATATTGGCTGTGGATCAATGGCGAGCCGGTGGTGTTCGAAGGCCAGCTCAAGCGTGGGCCGACGCCGGTTGACACCTACTACGACGAGGTTGATCTGGCGAGCCATCTCCGGAAGGGGGACAACACGATTGCCGTCCTGTTGTGGTATTTCGGCAAGCATGGCTTCAGCCACAACAGCAGCGGCAAGGCGGGGTTGCTGTTCGAGGCGGACGTGGATGGCGTGCGGTTGCTGAGCGACACCAGCTGGGAGGCGATGGTTCATCCCGCCTTTGGTGATACGGCCCAGCCGCACCCGAACCGACGGTTGCCGGAATCGAACATTCGCTTCGATGCCCGGAAGGATCAACCTGGCTATGAAGCTGCGGTCGGGTTTGGCAAGCCGCCCTGTGCGCCGTGGAACAAGCTCGTTAAACGCCCGGTTCCGCTCTGGAAGGATTTTGGTTTGAAGGCGTATGAAAATGCGGCGGAGCTGCCGCAGGTTTCCGATGGCGGGGTGATCGAAGCCCGGTTGCCGTACAATGCGCAGGTCACGCCCTACCTCAAGATCGATGCCCCGGCGGGCCAAACCATCGATATCCGCATGGACAATTATATGGGCGGAGGCCCGCCGAATGTCCGGGCGGAATACATTACCCGCGCGGGCGTTCAGGAATATGAAAACTTGGGGTGGATGAACGGGCACGCCGTGCACTACACCATCCCCGCCGGAATCCAGATTCTGGAGCTTAAATATCGCGAAACCGGATACGATACCGAGTTCACGGGAACCTTCGAATGCGACGACGGGTTTCTGAACCGCTACCGCCAAAAGGCGCTGCGCACGCTCTACATCACCATGCGCGACACCTACTTCGACTGCCCCGACCGCGAGCGCGCCCAATGGTGGGGAGATATGGTCAACGAAATGGGGGAGGCGTTCTACGCGCTGGATCCGCGTGCCAATCTGCTGGCGAAGAAGGGCATCCTTGAACTCGCGAACTGGCAGCGGGACGACGGTACGCTCTTTGCCCCGATCCCGACCGGGGACTGGGACAAGGAGCTGCCGATGCAAATGCTCAACTCCGTCGGCTATTTCGGTTTCTGGACGTATTATCTTTATACGGGCGACCTCGAAACCATCCGCACGGTCTATCCCGCCGTGAAGCGCTACCTTTCGGTTTGGAAGCAGGGCGACGACGGTCTGGTTGTTCCGCGCCGCGGCGGTTGGGCCTGGGGCGACTGGGGCCGCAACAAGGATATGGGCATCCTGTACAACGGCTGGTTTTATTTGGCCTTGAAGGGGCAGCTCAACATGGCGTTGGCGCTGGGGAAAACGGGCGACGTTGCGGAGATCAAAAACCGGATGGCCGGCGTTGAAAAGCAGTTCAATCCAACCTTCTGGAACGGCGAGGCATACCGCTCGCCCAACTATAAGGGACTGACCGACGATCGCGCCCACGCGCTCGCGGTGGTGTCGGGACTGGCTCAGCCGGATCAATACGATGCGATCCGCGAGGTATTCAAGACCTCGATGCATGCCAGCCCCTACATGGAAAAATATGTGGGCGAGGCGCTCTACCACATGCGCTTTGCGGACGATGCGATTGCACGAACGAAGAAGCGCTTCAGGCCGATGGTCGACCACCCGCACACCACGCTGTGGGAAGGGTGGGTTATTGGCGACAAAGCCAGCGGCGGAACCATCAACCATGCCTGGTGCGGCGGCGCGCTCACGCTGCTTTCGCAATATGGTGCGGGCGTCGCGCCGACAACACCCGGTTACGAAACCTACCACGTGCTGCCGCAGATGGGGCCGTTGAAAACAATCAAGACCACCGTGCCTTCCGTGAAGGGCGACATCCTACTGGAGCTGCGGAAAGACCCCGATGCTTTTGTGATGAACCTAACGTCGCCCGCCAACACCGTTGCCATCGCCGGCATCCCCAAAGGTGGCCTGGACATTTCAACCATCACGGCCAACGGAACAACCATCTGGCGCAAAGACATTCCGACCTATCCAACGCCCGGCCTCAGATTTGTTGAAAGCGATGAGCACTACATCAAATTTTCGGTCGATCCCGGCACCTGGGTCTTTGAGGCCCGTGAATGA
- a CDS encoding family 78 glycoside hydrolase catalytic domain, producing the protein MAAWIVLAMACTCAHGAPTHLVDEPAVEIRKTGAGLYLVDFGRVAFGNLRLTPPGSGGELTVHFGEAFTDGRIDRKPPGTVRYNKTTVTLEGTAPVVVAPPADKRNTKLVSPMHPPAILTPEEWGVVMPFRWVEIEGWKGELKPEHIVRQSAYASTWDDDAASFESSDEMLNRIWELCRYSIKATTFAGLYVDGDRERIPYEADAYLNQLSHYYTDSDKQMARDTFDHLMAHSTWPTEWAPHMVFMAYADWMHTADADWLKPRYDALKTKTLMERRGPDGLVASDAMDIKKNDIVDWPAKERDGYVRTGTNTVVNAFHIRAVEMMAEMAGAIGKEKEASEFKALAQASLAAMQKTLFDSDKGLYRDGVGTDHMALHANLFPLAFGLAPEPVREPMADWLAGRGMKCSVYAAQYLMEALFENGADRQAIELITAKHDRSWRHMVESGTTITWEAWDQKYKPNQDWNHAWGAAPANLLPRYVLGVEPLTPGWKTARIRPCIGGLGFAKGKVPTPLGGIEVEWKQTAQGFALKVSLPEGMGAQVELPDFGRVYRNGKPERARRVGDRLRVELEGTAVFEVRK; encoded by the coding sequence ATGGCTGCATGGATCGTGCTGGCGATGGCCTGCACGTGTGCGCATGGGGCACCCACGCATTTGGTGGACGAACCCGCGGTGGAGATCCGCAAGACCGGGGCCGGGCTTTACCTGGTTGACTTCGGACGGGTGGCCTTTGGCAACCTCCGGTTGACGCCGCCGGGCTCCGGCGGGGAACTCACGGTGCATTTCGGCGAGGCGTTCACCGATGGGCGGATCGACCGCAAGCCACCCGGCACGGTCCGGTACAACAAAACGACCGTCACGCTGGAAGGCACCGCTCCGGTTGTCGTTGCGCCTCCGGCGGATAAGCGCAACACCAAGCTGGTAAGCCCCATGCATCCGCCCGCCATTCTCACGCCCGAGGAATGGGGCGTGGTGATGCCGTTCCGCTGGGTCGAGATCGAGGGCTGGAAGGGCGAGCTGAAGCCGGAGCATATCGTGCGGCAGTCCGCCTATGCATCCACGTGGGACGATGACGCGGCTTCTTTCGAGTCTTCCGACGAAATGCTCAACCGCATCTGGGAGCTCTGCCGCTACTCCATCAAGGCCACCACCTTCGCCGGCCTCTATGTGGACGGCGACCGCGAGCGCATTCCCTACGAAGCCGACGCCTACCTGAACCAGCTCAGCCACTACTATACGGATTCCGATAAACAGATGGCGCGCGATACCTTCGACCACCTGATGGCCCATTCCACCTGGCCGACCGAGTGGGCACCGCACATGGTTTTCATGGCCTATGCCGACTGGATGCATACGGCAGACGCCGACTGGCTGAAGCCGCGCTACGACGCGCTCAAAACCAAAACCCTGATGGAACGGCGGGGGCCGGATGGACTGGTGGCCAGCGATGCCATGGACATCAAAAAGAACGACATCGTTGATTGGCCGGCCAAGGAGCGCGATGGCTACGTCCGCACCGGCACCAACACCGTGGTCAACGCGTTCCATATCCGGGCGGTTGAGATGATGGCCGAGATGGCCGGTGCGATTGGTAAGGAAAAGGAAGCCTCGGAGTTCAAGGCGTTGGCGCAGGCGTCGCTTGCCGCGATGCAAAAGACGCTGTTCGATTCCGATAAGGGATTGTATCGCGATGGTGTTGGAACCGACCACATGGCATTGCATGCCAACCTGTTTCCGTTGGCGTTCGGCCTGGCTCCGGAACCGGTGCGCGAGCCGATGGCCGACTGGCTCGCCGGGCGCGGGATGAAGTGCTCGGTCTATGCCGCGCAATATTTGATGGAAGCGCTGTTCGAAAACGGGGCGGACCGGCAGGCCATCGAACTCATCACCGCGAAGCACGACCGCAGTTGGCGGCATATGGTCGAAAGCGGAACGACCATCACTTGGGAAGCCTGGGATCAAAAATACAAGCCGAACCAGGATTGGAACCACGCCTGGGGCGCGGCCCCCGCCAACCTGCTGCCGCGCTATGTGCTCGGCGTCGAGCCTTTGACACCCGGTTGGAAAACCGCGCGGATCCGGCCCTGCATCGGAGGGCTCGGTTTTGCCAAGGGCAAGGTGCCGACGCCGCTCGGGGGCATTGAAGTGGAATGGAAGCAAACCGCTCAGGGGTTTGCGCTCAAGGTGTCGCTTCCCGAGGGGATGGGGGCGCAGGTGGAACTGCCGGACTTCGGCCGCGTGTATCGCAATGGCAAGCCCGAGAGGGCGAGGCGCGTCGGCGACCGGTTGCGGGTGGAGCTTGAAGGAACCGCGGTTTTTGAAGTTAGGAAATGA
- a CDS encoding sulfatase-like hydrolase/transferase, translating to MKKPFVHLRLAASLGCLLPLAVLSSENRDRPSVARPNVLFIAMDDLNNWIGCMGGHPQTITPNLDRLAQSGVLFANAHCPAPACNPSRSAIMTGLSPHRSGLYENAQKMREVMPDADLLPRYFRNHGYWAGGSGKILHYFIDAHSWDEYHPAKESENPFPRTLYPDTRPLSLPRGGPWQYVETDWGPLDATDEEYGGDWLVSKYIGEQLSRKRDKPFFLACGIYRPHEPWFVPAKYFEPFPLEDIQLPPGYLENDLDDVPPSGQRMGPNRYFAHIQKHGQWKQGIQGYLASIHFADAMLGRVLDALENSPNKDNTIVVLWSDHGWHLGEKEHWQKYTAWRATTHVPLMIRVPAGASPGLPSGTQAGSVCDQPVSLISLYPTLTELAGLPAKADNSGPSLLPLLKDADADWKHVAITYLNRPGSVGVSGKDWRYIHYANGDEELYSIKADPYEWKNLATLPEYAEKLATFRARVPKEFAPLVKAKVTSLNKLRWVAANGTPTPPSKPDGGTFNVHFINRRENPVELFWMDAEGKPVERGTIAAGKTNAQRTKPGEVWQISARNGKPLGHFVVSDRESQAVIPAD from the coding sequence ATGAAGAAACCATTCGTGCACCTCCGACTCGCAGCTTCTTTGGGGTGTTTGCTTCCACTTGCCGTCCTCTCGAGCGAGAACCGGGATCGCCCGTCCGTAGCCCGTCCGAACGTATTGTTCATTGCCATGGACGATCTGAACAACTGGATCGGGTGCATGGGAGGGCACCCGCAAACCATCACGCCCAATCTGGATCGTCTGGCCCAAAGCGGCGTTCTGTTCGCCAACGCGCATTGTCCCGCCCCCGCGTGCAATCCCTCGCGCTCCGCCATCATGACCGGGTTGTCGCCCCATCGCTCCGGGCTCTATGAAAACGCTCAGAAGATGCGGGAAGTCATGCCCGACGCCGACCTGCTTCCCCGGTATTTCCGGAACCATGGCTATTGGGCGGGGGGATCGGGCAAGATCCTGCACTACTTCATCGATGCGCATTCGTGGGATGAATACCACCCGGCCAAGGAATCCGAAAATCCGTTTCCGCGCACCCTCTATCCCGATACGCGTCCGCTCAGCCTGCCGAGAGGCGGCCCATGGCAATATGTCGAAACCGACTGGGGGCCGCTCGACGCGACCGACGAGGAGTATGGCGGCGACTGGCTGGTATCAAAATATATCGGAGAGCAGTTGAGCCGAAAGCGCGACAAACCCTTCTTCCTCGCCTGCGGAATTTATCGTCCGCACGAACCCTGGTTCGTGCCCGCGAAATATTTCGAACCCTTCCCCCTCGAGGACATCCAGCTTCCGCCGGGCTATCTCGAAAACGACCTCGACGACGTGCCGCCCTCCGGCCAACGAATGGGCCCCAACCGCTATTTCGCCCATATCCAAAAACACGGGCAATGGAAGCAGGGCATTCAGGGCTACCTCGCTTCCATCCACTTTGCCGATGCCATGCTGGGCCGCGTGCTCGATGCACTTGAAAACAGCCCCAACAAGGACAACACCATCGTGGTGCTGTGGAGCGACCACGGTTGGCACCTCGGCGAAAAAGAACACTGGCAAAAGTATACCGCTTGGCGGGCAACCACCCATGTTCCATTGATGATCCGCGTACCTGCGGGCGCGTCGCCCGGCCTGCCATCCGGCACACAGGCCGGCAGCGTCTGCGACCAACCCGTCAGCCTCATCAGCCTATACCCGACCCTCACCGAGCTGGCCGGCCTGCCCGCCAAGGCCGACAACAGCGGGCCGAGCCTCCTGCCGTTGCTGAAAGATGCCGATGCGGATTGGAAGCATGTCGCCATCACCTATCTCAACCGGCCCGGCTCCGTTGGCGTCAGCGGGAAAGACTGGCGCTACATCCACTATGCAAACGGCGACGAGGAACTCTACAGCATTAAGGCCGATCCCTATGAATGGAAGAACCTGGCCACGCTCCCCGAATATGCCGAAAAGCTCGCAACGTTCCGCGCCCGTGTTCCAAAGGAATTTGCGCCGCTGGTAAAAGCCAAGGTCACTTCCCTGAACAAGCTTCGTTGGGTCGCTGCAAACGGCACACCCACCCCGCCCTCGAAGCCGGACGGCGGCACGTTCAACGTGCACTTCATCAACCGCCGCGAAAACCCGGTTGAACTGTTCTGGATGGACGCCGAAGGCAAGCCCGTTGAACGCGGAACCATTGCCGCCGGAAAAACCAATGCGCAACGCACCAAGCCCGGTGAAGTGTGGCAGATCAGCGCGCGTAACGGAAAACCCCTCGGGCACTTCGTCGTAAGCGACCGCGAGTCCCAGGCCGTCATCCCCGCCGATTAG
- a CDS encoding purine-cytosine permease family protein: protein MAEEQQEKHGEFEREPVPVSKTKGLKAFVGMYAGEHCAGTELMIGPLFVAAGVSAFDVLGGLFLGNLLAVLSWMFLCAPIAVRARLTLYYQLEKICGRSLVTIYNIVNGIMFCFLAGSMITVSATALGVWFHFPMPGLNDLMPNSVGWVLAVLAVGAVISVVAAWGYDMVSKVANIAAPWMVLVFLGFGIIGLRQFIEVTGAEVNSLGSLWELCQTSIWKGGEPLPGQVKFTFWHVTFFAWFCNMAMHVGMSDLSVFRFAKKSWHGIAAASGMYVGHFMAWLAASILYALQLHLDPSNTDVLPGPLAYRAAGVAGLICVIVAGWTTANPTIYRAGLAFQAIVPKVSRFKVTIFTGLLATLAGMFPAIAMRLLGFVAIYGLILMPMGAVVFTDFWIFPKLGLKQFYAEHRKLTFNWAAAIAWVATLAICVGLNKTGKPQFQIFFVALPGWFLASALYIVVSKLTQKGAEA from the coding sequence ATGGCTGAAGAGCAACAGGAAAAACATGGCGAGTTCGAGCGCGAGCCGGTTCCCGTCTCGAAGACGAAGGGCTTGAAAGCGTTCGTGGGCATGTATGCCGGGGAACACTGCGCCGGAACCGAATTGATGATTGGCCCGCTGTTTGTTGCGGCGGGCGTGAGCGCCTTTGACGTGCTGGGGGGATTGTTCCTCGGCAACCTGCTGGCGGTGCTCAGCTGGATGTTCCTCTGCGCGCCGATCGCCGTGCGCGCGCGGCTGACGCTCTACTACCAGCTCGAAAAAATCTGTGGTCGCAGTCTCGTCACGATTTACAACATCGTGAATGGAATCATGTTCTGTTTCCTTGCGGGATCGATGATCACGGTGTCGGCCACGGCGCTCGGGGTCTGGTTCCATTTCCCCATGCCGGGGCTCAACGATCTGATGCCCAACAGCGTCGGTTGGGTGCTCGCGGTGCTGGCCGTCGGCGCGGTCATTTCCGTTGTCGCCGCCTGGGGCTACGACATGGTCTCGAAGGTGGCCAACATTGCCGCGCCGTGGATGGTGCTGGTCTTTCTCGGCTTCGGCATCATTGGCCTGCGGCAGTTCATCGAGGTGACCGGCGCCGAAGTAAACTCGCTCGGCAGTTTGTGGGAGCTTTGCCAGACCTCCATCTGGAAGGGGGGGGAGCCGCTACCCGGACAGGTGAAGTTTACCTTCTGGCACGTCACCTTCTTTGCCTGGTTCTGCAACATGGCGATGCACGTCGGCATGTCCGACCTCTCGGTGTTCCGCTTCGCCAAAAAGTCGTGGCACGGCATTGCCGCCGCATCCGGCATGTATGTTGGCCACTTCATGGCGTGGCTGGCCGCATCGATCCTCTATGCCTTGCAGCTGCATCTCGATCCATCCAACACCGACGTGCTGCCGGGGCCGCTGGCCTACCGTGCGGCCGGCGTTGCCGGACTCATCTGCGTGATCGTTGCCGGATGGACAACCGCCAACCCAACCATCTACCGCGCCGGACTCGCGTTCCAGGCCATCGTGCCGAAGGTGTCGCGGTTCAAGGTGACGATCTTCACCGGACTGTTGGCGACGCTTGCCGGGATGTTCCCGGCCATCGCCATGCGTCTGCTCGGATTCGTCGCGATCTATGGCTTGATCCTCATGCCGATGGGGGCGGTGGTCTTCACCGATTTCTGGATCTTCCCGAAGCTCGGGCTCAAGCAATTCTATGCGGAGCATAGGAAGCTCACCTTCAACTGGGCCGCGGCCATCGCGTGGGTCGCGACGCTGGCCATCTGCGTGGGGCTGAATAAAACGGGCAAGCCGCAGTTCCAGATCTTTTTCGTCGCTCTGCCAGGGTGGTTCCTGGCCTCGGCGCTCTACATCGTTGTTAGCAAGCTCACCCAGAAAGGGGCGGAAGCATGA
- a CDS encoding sulfatase family protein translates to MKFWKRTNLLLFVCLALAAAAAPKKNILFILADDQRHDVLGCYGNNLIQTPTLDGLAENGVRFENFFCQTPICATSRATIMTGLSQRSHGFNFGELPVPSEYIPTSYPAYLKANGYRTGFAGKFGFRYAAKDKEQQFDFFKPYSLHPFLKKQPDGSLRHETDLCADAAIEFIKTNPKGQPFCMSVSFNATHADDADHRPGFHFQWPPSADGLYEDIEMPLPKLGDPKYFDALPEFLKDKEELSRLRYYWRWDTPEKYQTNLRAYYRLFTGIDNAVARILAELKTAGLDQNTIIVYTADNGYLMADRGLAGKWNHYDQSLHLPFIVYDPSLPKEKRGRVVKELCTHLDVAPTLVEWAGLPKPAVYQGESLAGLIEARPASDWGGDVFCEHKFNRYNNWHAVRGKKYKYAVYYDEPGGPYECLYDLEKDPAEFVNLADNPEYATVRKQMVLRLDTYLETYPLAKQKERKGNE, encoded by the coding sequence ATGAAATTTTGGAAAAGAACGAACCTGCTTTTGTTTGTGTGCCTTGCGCTCGCCGCGGCGGCTGCACCGAAGAAAAACATCCTGTTTATCCTGGCCGACGACCAGCGCCACGATGTGCTGGGCTGTTATGGCAACAACCTGATCCAAACGCCGACCCTCGACGGTCTGGCGGAAAACGGCGTGCGCTTCGAAAACTTTTTCTGCCAAACGCCGATCTGCGCCACGAGCCGCGCCACGATCATGACGGGGCTCTCCCAGCGGTCGCACGGGTTTAACTTTGGCGAGCTGCCCGTTCCCTCGGAATATATCCCGACGAGTTATCCGGCGTACCTGAAGGCGAACGGCTACCGCACCGGCTTTGCCGGCAAGTTTGGATTCCGCTATGCCGCGAAGGATAAGGAGCAGCAGTTCGATTTCTTCAAGCCCTACAGCCTGCACCCCTTCCTGAAAAAACAACCCGACGGTTCGCTGCGTCACGAGACCGACCTGTGCGCCGATGCCGCGATCGAGTTTATCAAGACCAATCCAAAGGGGCAGCCGTTCTGCATGTCGGTCAGTTTCAATGCAACCCACGCGGACGATGCCGACCATCGGCCGGGATTCCATTTCCAATGGCCGCCTTCCGCCGATGGATTGTATGAAGACATCGAGATGCCGCTGCCCAAGCTGGGCGATCCCAAATATTTCGACGCGCTGCCGGAGTTCTTGAAGGATAAGGAGGAGCTTTCGCGCCTGCGCTACTACTGGCGCTGGGACACGCCCGAAAAATACCAGACCAACCTGCGCGCCTACTACCGGTTGTTTACGGGCATCGACAACGCCGTGGCGCGCATTCTCGCGGAACTGAAGACGGCCGGGCTGGATCAAAACACCATCATCGTCTACACCGCCGACAACGGCTATTTGATGGCCGACCGCGGGTTGGCGGGCAAATGGAACCACTACGACCAGTCGTTGCACCTGCCGTTCATCGTCTACGATCCCTCGTTGCCAAAGGAAAAGCGCGGCCGGGTGGTCAAGGAACTCTGCACGCACCTCGACGTGGCGCCGACCCTCGTCGAATGGGCGGGGCTTCCCAAGCCTGCGGTGTATCAGGGCGAGTCGCTGGCCGGGTTGATCGAAGCGCGGCCCGCGTCCGATTGGGGCGGCGACGTCTTCTGCGAACACAAGTTCAACCGCTACAACAACTGGCATGCCGTGCGTGGAAAAAAATATAAATACGCCGTCTACTACGATGAGCCGGGCGGCCCCTACGAATGCCTCTACGATCTGGAAAAGGATCCGGCCGAATTCGTCAACCTGGCCGACAATCCGGAATATGCCACCGTGCGGAAGCAAATGGTCCTGCGTCTCGACACCTATCTCGAGACCTATCCGTTGGCGAAGCAAAAGGAGAGAAAAGGCAACGAGTAA
- a CDS encoding sulfatase family protein, translated as MKRIITATLLLAGIAAAERPNIVWIFTDDHSYQTIGAYGGRLQKLNPSPNIDALARDGMRFDRAYVGNSICAPSRATLLTGKHSHMNGKFDNVDPFNHDQQQFQKILQKNGYATAMIGKIHLHGNMQGFDYWEVLPGQGSYDDPVFITENGKTTYPGRHSTEVITERALNWLDNERDEGKPFMLMLHYKAPHRNWIPAPEYMSKYEDVEIPEPDNLFDDYATRGAAAHEQAMEVDRHLIVGHDLKVNDKAWYGDPKKSSWSKHFFEDPRFAKRSAAFNANPPTGKELVKWKYQAYLKDYMRCTWAVDVNIGKVVEALEAKGLTGNTIVMYSSDQGFYMGEHGWFDKRFMYEESFRTPLIAKWPGKIKPGSVNSDLVQNIDFAETFLDLAGAPIPDDMQGKSLVPLLKGETPDDWRDALYYHYYEYPGPHAVRRHEGVFDGRWKLIKFYGKGVPNGEEWELYDLQNDPSEMKNIYGNPESQAQIKVMEKKLERLKKQYQVPENPPPQK; from the coding sequence ATGAAGAGAATCATTACCGCAACCTTGTTGCTGGCCGGAATCGCCGCTGCGGAACGGCCGAACATTGTCTGGATTTTTACGGACGACCATTCCTACCAGACCATCGGGGCCTATGGCGGGCGGCTGCAAAAACTGAATCCGTCGCCGAACATCGATGCCCTGGCCCGCGACGGTATGCGATTCGACCGCGCCTATGTCGGCAACTCGATCTGCGCGCCGAGCCGGGCCACGCTGCTGACCGGAAAGCACAGCCACATGAACGGCAAGTTCGACAATGTCGACCCATTCAACCACGACCAGCAGCAGTTCCAGAAGATCCTGCAGAAGAACGGATATGCGACCGCAATGATCGGAAAAATCCACCTGCACGGGAACATGCAGGGATTCGACTATTGGGAAGTGCTGCCGGGACAGGGCAGCTACGATGATCCCGTCTTCATTACCGAGAACGGAAAGACGACCTATCCCGGCCGCCACTCGACCGAAGTCATTACGGAGCGCGCGCTCAACTGGCTCGACAACGAGCGCGACGAGGGCAAGCCGTTCATGCTGATGCTCCACTACAAGGCGCCGCACCGCAACTGGATCCCGGCCCCCGAGTACATGAGCAAATACGAGGATGTTGAGATCCCGGAGCCGGACAACCTGTTCGACGACTATGCCACGCGCGGCGCGGCCGCCCATGAACAGGCGATGGAAGTCGACCGCCATCTGATTGTCGGCCACGACCTGAAGGTGAACGACAAGGCATGGTATGGCGACCCGAAAAAATCCAGTTGGTCGAAGCACTTCTTCGAAGATCCGCGCTTTGCGAAGCGTTCCGCCGCATTCAACGCAAACCCGCCCACGGGCAAGGAGCTGGTGAAATGGAAATACCAGGCCTACCTGAAGGACTACATGCGCTGCACCTGGGCCGTCGATGTGAACATCGGCAAAGTGGTCGAGGCGCTCGAAGCGAAGGGACTGACCGGGAACACGATCGTGATGTATTCATCCGATCAGGGCTTCTACATGGGCGAACATGGCTGGTTCGACAAGCGCTTCATGTATGAGGAGTCGTTCCGGACGCCGCTCATCGCCAAGTGGCCGGGCAAGATCAAGCCGGGATCGGTGAACTCCGACCTGGTGCAGAACATCGACTTTGCCGAAACCTTCCTCGACCTAGCGGGCGCACCGATCCCGGACGACATGCAGGGCAAAAGCCTCGTGCCGTTGCTGAAGGGCGAGACGCCGGACGATTGGCGCGATGCGCTCTACTACCACTACTACGAATATCCCGGCCCGCACGCCGTGCGCCGCCACGAAGGGGTGTTCGACGGGCGCTGGAAGCTCATCAAATTCTATGGCAAGGGGGTGCCCAACGGCGAGGAGTGGGAGCTGTACGACCTGCAAAACGATCCGTCCGAGATGAAAAACATATACGGCAACCCGGAGAGTCAGGCGCAGATCAAGGTGATGGAGAAAAAACTCGAACGCCTGAAAAAGCAGTATCAGGTGCCGGAGAATCCCCCGCCCCAAAAATAG
- a CDS encoding BrnT family toxin: protein MVFEFDPKKSEKNEEKHGINFAEAQALWDDPDLLEVPARTEDEPRFLVIGKVNQKHWSGVITYRGEKVRIISVRGSRTEEVEFYES from the coding sequence ATGGTATTTGAATTTGACCCAAAGAAGAGCGAGAAGAACGAGGAGAAGCACGGTATCAATTTTGCTGAGGCTCAAGCCTTGTGGGATGATCCAGATTTACTGGAGGTTCCAGCTCGAACAGAAGATGAACCAAGGTTTTTAGTCATTGGAAAAGTTAATCAGAAACACTGGTCGGGAGTCATAACCTATCGAGGTGAAAAAGTTAGGATAATTTCTGTGCGAGGGTCACGTACGGAGGAGGTTGAATTTTATGAAAGCTAA